The Arthrobacter burdickii genome window below encodes:
- a CDS encoding metallopeptidase family protein, protein MHDASTFSVNLTDPTASEGRSARSFYERRRNRRGRGMRGELLPPHLPGSRSRSEQFDDWVMESAQRLERLWGERIQDLQIVVQEIPDGLEDMTPETLRGLLGSCSPASPGQPAVITIYRHPVLMAAKSLMPVNELIHDVVVEQTAELMGLAPEAVDPAYGRSQA, encoded by the coding sequence ATGCACGATGCTTCCACTTTTTCGGTCAACCTGACCGATCCGACGGCCTCGGAAGGCCGTTCGGCGAGGTCGTTCTACGAGCGTCGGCGGAACCGCCGTGGGCGCGGCATGCGTGGCGAACTGCTCCCCCCGCACCTGCCCGGCTCGCGCTCGAGGTCGGAGCAGTTCGACGACTGGGTGATGGAATCGGCGCAGCGGCTCGAGCGGCTGTGGGGTGAGCGCATCCAGGACCTGCAGATCGTGGTGCAGGAGATTCCCGACGGGCTCGAGGACATGACGCCCGAAACCCTGCGGGGCCTGCTCGGGTCCTGCTCCCCCGCATCGCCCGGGCAACCGGCGGTCATCACCATCTACCGGCATCCCGTGCTGATGGCGGCCAAGTCCCTCATGCCGGTCAACGAACTCATCCACGACGTCGTCGTCGAGCAGACCGCAGAGCTCATGGGACTGGCGCCGGAGGCCGTGGACCCCGCCTACGGTCGCTCCCAGGCCTGA
- a CDS encoding DUF3499 domain-containing protein codes for MGSLRQCSRSACQRSAVATLTYVYADSTAVLGPLATYAEPHTYDLCAVHAERLTVPRGWEVVRLTLPDVAPEHNSDDLLALADAVREAAAEPSTEQPTTTQRGSRAPMEPPAGVTGPRRGHLRILRDP; via the coding sequence GTGGGATCACTCCGTCAATGCTCAAGATCAGCCTGCCAGCGGTCGGCGGTCGCCACCCTCACCTATGTCTACGCAGACTCGACGGCGGTGCTCGGTCCCCTCGCGACGTACGCCGAACCCCACACCTACGACCTCTGCGCGGTCCATGCCGAGCGCCTGACCGTACCCAGGGGATGGGAAGTGGTCCGCCTGACGCTTCCCGACGTCGCGCCGGAGCACAATTCGGACGACCTCCTGGCCCTCGCCGACGCGGTCCGGGAAGCCGCGGCGGAGCCCTCGACGGAGCAGCCCACGACCACCCAGCGTGGAAGCAGGGCACCCATGGAGCCCCCGGCCGGCGTCACCGGGCCGCGGCGCGGCCACCTGAGGATCCTGCGGGACCCCTGA
- a CDS encoding Trm112 family protein, with protein sequence MANLPQQLLDVLRCPVTGSRLVQEGAVLRSTAEGPDGGALTYELDEGIPVLLRTELRAVRAS encoded by the coding sequence ATGGCGAACCTCCCACAACAGCTGCTCGACGTCCTGCGGTGCCCCGTCACCGGGTCCAGGCTGGTCCAGGAAGGCGCCGTCCTCCGCTCCACCGCCGAGGGGCCCGACGGCGGGGCACTGACCTACGAACTCGACGAAGGCATTCCCGTGCTCCTCCGCACCGAACTGCGTGCCGTCCGCGCCTCCTAG
- the ahcY gene encoding adenosylhomocysteinase, with translation MTFDYKVADLSLAEAGRHQIRLAEHEMPGLMALRREFADTQPLAGARIAGSLHMTVQTAVLIETLTALGAEVRWASCNIFSTQDEAAAAVVVGKGTVEEPAGVPVFAWKNESLEDYWWTATQILTWPGQAEGLGPNMILDDGGDATMLVHKGAEFEALGAVPANPQEGDADYSHEYTVFLDTLRATIESEPQKWSAIAAGIRGVTEETTTGVHRLYQLAAQGKLLFPAINVNDSVTKSKFDNKYGIRHSLPDGLNRATDVLIGGKVAVVCGYGDVGKGAAEALRGQGARVIVTEIDPICALQAAMDGYQVAKLETVLGQGDIFITTTGNKDVIMARHMAGMKHQAIVGNIGHFDNEIDIAGLARIPGVEKIEIKPQVHEWVVPANEAEGVEKHSIIMLSEGRLLNLGNATGHPSFVMSNSFANQTIAQIELFTKFEKEDAEGNREYENEVYVLPKILDEKVARLHLDALGVELTELTKGQAEYLDIDVAGPYKPEQYRY, from the coding sequence ATGACGTTCGACTACAAAGTTGCCGACCTTTCGCTCGCCGAGGCGGGGCGCCACCAGATCCGCCTCGCGGAGCACGAGATGCCCGGGCTCATGGCGCTGCGCCGCGAATTCGCCGACACGCAGCCCCTCGCGGGTGCCCGCATCGCCGGCTCCCTCCACATGACCGTGCAGACGGCCGTGCTCATCGAGACCCTGACCGCCCTCGGGGCCGAGGTCCGCTGGGCATCCTGCAACATCTTCTCCACCCAGGACGAGGCCGCAGCGGCCGTCGTCGTCGGCAAGGGCACCGTCGAGGAGCCCGCCGGCGTCCCCGTCTTCGCCTGGAAGAACGAGTCGCTCGAGGACTACTGGTGGACCGCCACCCAGATCCTCACCTGGCCGGGACAGGCCGAGGGCCTCGGCCCCAACATGATCCTGGACGACGGCGGCGACGCGACCATGCTCGTGCACAAGGGCGCGGAGTTCGAGGCCCTGGGCGCAGTGCCGGCGAACCCCCAGGAGGGCGACGCCGACTACTCCCACGAGTACACCGTGTTCCTCGACACCCTGCGCGCCACGATCGAGTCCGAGCCGCAGAAATGGTCGGCCATCGCCGCCGGTATCCGGGGCGTCACCGAGGAGACGACGACGGGCGTGCACCGCCTGTACCAGCTCGCCGCGCAGGGCAAGCTCCTCTTCCCGGCCATCAACGTGAACGACTCCGTCACGAAGTCCAAGTTCGACAACAAGTACGGGATCCGCCACTCCCTCCCCGACGGGCTGAACCGCGCCACGGACGTCCTCATCGGCGGCAAGGTCGCCGTCGTCTGCGGCTACGGCGACGTCGGCAAGGGCGCTGCCGAAGCCCTCCGCGGCCAGGGTGCCCGCGTCATCGTGACGGAGATCGACCCGATCTGCGCCCTGCAGGCCGCCATGGACGGCTACCAAGTCGCGAAGCTCGAGACCGTCCTCGGCCAGGGCGACATCTTCATCACCACCACGGGCAACAAGGACGTCATCATGGCCCGCCACATGGCAGGCATGAAGCACCAGGCGATCGTGGGCAACATCGGCCACTTCGACAACGAGATCGACATCGCCGGACTCGCCCGCATCCCCGGTGTCGAGAAGATCGAGATCAAGCCCCAGGTCCACGAGTGGGTGGTTCCGGCGAACGAGGCCGAGGGCGTGGAGAAGCACTCGATCATCATGCTGTCCGAAGGCCGCCTGCTGAACCTCGGCAACGCGACCGGACACCCGTCCTTCGTCATGAGCAACTCCTTCGCGAACCAGACGATCGCCCAGATCGAACTCTTCACCAAGTTCGAGAAGGAGGACGCCGAGGGCAACCGCGAGTACGAGAACGAGGTCTACGTCCTGCCCAAGATCCTCGACGAGAAGGTCGCCCGCCTGCACCTCGACGCCCTCGGCGTCGAGCTCACGGAGTTGACCAAAGGCCAGGCCGAGTACCTCGATATCGACGTGGCCGGGCCGTACAAGCCCGAGCAGTACCGCTACTAG
- a CDS encoding L,D-transpeptidase: protein MKQESNEAAARRKGWKIAAIGAAAVVVVGGGVGIATASPWNDASAGGSSSSASPSSAPQSAPAQTPPAAPQPAVSSGPAGEYTLGVTPTDQAYGVNPATVAAVTVEGATLDAVELVPSAGGTPVAGTISADGARWTATERLAFNTQYTFSYTVIDSAGQAQNTISTFVTVEPANAADASLFPLDGSTVGTGQPLEFTFSEPVTNRDAVEKAITVTSTSGQPGAFYWLSDTKVRYRPETFWAPNSTITVKLNLFGVDLGNGMIGNADRTMTVKTHNARIAVVDNATKTMNVYLDGKLDRTFPITLGTEEWPSTEGYMVVMEHYESTQFRAESIGLKPGDAAYYPPTVVNHASRLSNGGAFVHEALPGAQVALGSFNVSHGCIGMSPEGAEYFYNTFGPGDVVKILNTGYGPMYVWDGFGDWNVPWNEWVNQP from the coding sequence ATGAAGCAGGAATCGAACGAGGCCGCGGCACGCCGTAAGGGCTGGAAGATCGCCGCCATCGGAGCCGCGGCGGTCGTCGTCGTCGGGGGCGGTGTCGGGATCGCCACGGCATCACCCTGGAACGACGCATCGGCCGGCGGCTCGTCGTCCTCCGCCTCGCCGTCGTCGGCCCCGCAGTCGGCCCCGGCCCAGACCCCTCCGGCAGCTCCGCAGCCCGCGGTGTCCTCCGGTCCCGCCGGCGAGTACACCCTGGGCGTCACCCCCACCGACCAGGCCTATGGGGTCAACCCGGCCACGGTCGCGGCCGTGACGGTCGAGGGTGCCACACTCGATGCCGTCGAACTGGTACCCAGCGCGGGCGGCACGCCGGTGGCTGGGACCATCTCCGCCGACGGCGCGAGGTGGACCGCCACCGAGCGGCTCGCCTTCAACACCCAGTACACGTTCTCCTACACGGTGATCGACTCCGCGGGCCAGGCCCAGAACACGATATCGACGTTCGTGACCGTCGAACCCGCCAATGCGGCCGACGCCTCCCTGTTCCCGCTCGACGGCAGCACGGTCGGCACCGGCCAGCCACTGGAGTTCACCTTCAGCGAGCCCGTCACGAACCGTGATGCGGTGGAGAAGGCCATCACGGTGACCAGCACGAGCGGCCAGCCCGGTGCCTTCTACTGGTTGTCCGACACCAAGGTGCGCTACCGTCCCGAGACGTTCTGGGCGCCGAACAGCACCATCACGGTGAAGCTCAACCTCTTCGGGGTCGATCTCGGCAACGGCATGATCGGCAATGCCGACAGGACGATGACCGTGAAGACCCACAACGCGCGCATCGCCGTCGTCGACAACGCGACCAAGACCATGAACGTGTACCTCGACGGGAAGCTGGACCGGACCTTCCCCATCACGCTCGGCACCGAGGAGTGGCCCTCCACCGAGGGGTACATGGTGGTGATGGAACACTACGAATCCACCCAGTTCAGGGCGGAATCGATCGGGCTCAAGCCCGGCGACGCGGCCTACTACCCCCCTACCGTCGTGAACCACGCGAGCCGCCTGAGCAACGGTGGCGCCTTCGTCCACGAAGCACTGCCCGGGGCGCAGGTCGCCCTCGGCAGCTTCAATGTCTCCCACGGCTGCATCGGGATGTCGCCCGAGGGTGCGGAGTACTTCTACAACACCTTCGGTCCGGGCGACGTGGTGAAGATCCTGAACACGGGGTACGGACCCATGTACGTCTGGGACGGATTCGGTGACTGGAACGTCCCCTGGAACGAGTGGGTCAACCAGCCGTAG